AAGGGTAAGATAGTTGCTAATGATTATACACCGCATACACCTGATATCGAAACAGTGCTTAATTCAACAAGAGGAGCAATGACAGGTATTGCGCATCCTTCAAGAATTAAAATTTCCGATAAAATTATTGAAAATAAAGCTGTCAGTGAAACTTTAAAAGAAAAAGAAATAGCAATGCTGCGGCTTTTTAAAGATTTTGCGGGTTTAGGCGGAGATTCGGCAGAATCTAATTATCAGCATGATCCGCAATATTTGCGCAGTGATGAAGGATTTAAGCGTATTATCAATCTTTTTCCTGTTTTTTGTGAAAAAGTTGGTCTTCTAAAAACAGGCGGAGTTGATAACCACGGTTTAACCCTGTTAAAAAGAGATTGAAAAAATCAATGGTAAAAAAAATAATTTTATAGTAATATAAAAGACGACTTAAGCGCATTTATTTTCTCATAAATAAAAACCGAGTTTTATTTGGAGGAGTGCCAGAGCGGTTGAATGGAACGGTCTTGAAAACCGTCGTGTGGGTAACTGCACCGTGAGTTCGAATCTCACCTCCTCCGAATTTCATATTATAAGAAGAGAATAGCTATCTTTTAAATCTTACAAGCCCTGTTTTAGCTGGGTTTTTGATTGCGCTTAACTGTAAGTTGGCATCAAGTCTAAAGGTGCAAAAGATAAATATATTTTAAAAATTACTACCAATTTTATTACGTTATTGCTAAAATTTAATATAATAATAAAATTTGTAGTGATTTGTGAGTTATACAAAAATGTCTAAAAAAACTTTAATATCTATAATTATTTTGTGTGTTTTAACAATTTTAAGTGTGTGGGTCTTTTTCTCTGATTCAGGAGAAAACGTAAAACTAAATACAGAAAAATCTTCTTCCGTAAAAAAAACTGAAGAAGAAAAAGTAAAAGTTTCTGATTTAATAATTACAGAAACCAATGAAGGAAAAAAATTCTGGGAAGTTGTAGCCGCAAGCGGAAATTATGATAAAGGTGTTGATATAATAACACTGAAAAACATAAAAGGTAATTTTTATAAAAATAATACAGTAGTTCTTAGTGTAGAAGCTCCTCTTGCTATTTATAACAGTGCTAAAAAAGAAGTTGTTTTGAAAAACGGAGCAAGGGCTGCAAATAACAAAAATGTACTTATAACTGCCGGAGAAATTTGCTGGGCTGGTAAAACAGACACGATAACTGCAACAAGAAACGTTAAGATAATTCAAGATGATAAAATGCTTACAACAAGCGACAAGTCAGTATTCAATTCGTCCTTTACCAAGATGAAACTTAGCGGAAATTCAAACAGCTATGTGTACAAATAAGATTTATTTTTGATTTTATGTTAATCTCTAAACCAAACAAAGATACTTGAGGGTAATTTGAACAAAATGAAAAAGCAAATAATCATTAAAACATTAATAATTACAGGCATAATTTCTTTATTGACAGTACCGGTTCTGTCTTATGCAGAAAATATAAATATTCAGGCAGATAAACAGACTTTTGACGGCAAGACAACAAATTTTGAAGGAAAAGTAAGCGTTGACTACCAAAATATAAATGTTAAAAGTCCAAAAGTTGTAGTAAAAAGTGATGCTAACGGAAAAACAGAAACAGCAACTTTTTTGAACGGAGCACATGCAGTCAAAACTGACGGTTCTACCCAGAGTGAAATAAAAGCCAACATAATAAATCTATCCCTGTTAAAAAACAGAATTAAAGCCGAAGGAAACGCAGAATCTGCTGTTTTTGAGAATAAAAAACCGATAGTTCATATATCTGCCGCAACTCAGGAATTTGATATAGCTAAAAATATCATAGTAGCTACTGATAACGTAAAAATAGATTATCAGGAAATAAAAACAAAATCTAATAAGGCAAGAATAAGTATAGATGCTGACGGAAACCTTAAAAAAGTTGAACTTATCGGCAAGGCAATCGTTAATCAGGATAAAAGTGTAATTAATGCTGATGATGTTCTTTATAATGCTGTTACAAACGAAATGGTAGCCTATGGCAATGTAAATTCTACAACAATTCTGGATGACGGAACTCCTGTTGATATAGTTTCAGAATTTCAGCAATATGATAAAGGAACTCAAACCCTTATAACAAGCGGGCATGTTAAAATTAATTATAAAGGCTATGTTGCAGTAGGACCTAAAGCTATTTTTATTCCTGATGCAAATTCGGCAAAAACCGGTAATTCCGGTAAACCTAATAAAATTGTTTTCATCGGAAGATCCAAAATTATTGAAGGCGAAAGACATGTTGAAGCCGATAAAATAGAAATAACAGTAAATCCAAAGAACTTTACAGCCGAAGGTAATGTAAAAACAAGATTTACTCAGGTACAAAGTATAAAAGACATGAAAAAACAAAAGAGTTAAAATATGCCAATAATTGCACAGGGACTAAAAAAAATATATAACGACAGAACCGTTGTAAATGAGGTTTCTTTTGAAGTAAATCCGGGCGAAGTTGTAGGACTTCTCGGTCCAAATGGGGCAGGCAAAACAACAACTTTTTATATGCTGGTAGGGCTTGTAAAACCGAATACAGGAAAAATTATTCTTGACGGTCAGGATTTGACAAACTTGCCTATTCACATGAGAGCAAGGGCAGGAATCGGCTATTTGCCGCAGGAAACTTCAATATTCAGGAAACTTACAATTGAAGAAAATATTGATCTGGTTCTTGAAATGAATAAAAAGCTCACAAAAGCCGATAGAAAAGAAAAAATGGAATATCTTCTGGAGGATTTTGGACTTACAAAACTGAGAAAAAGTCCCAGTGTTCAACTTTCAGGTGGAGAAAGAAGACGTGTTGAAATCGCAAGAGCTCTGGCAGCAGATCCTAAATTTATCTTACTGGATGAACCTTTTACGGGAATTGACCCTATTGCCATTCTTGATATTCAGCAAAATATAAAAGCACTTGTAGAAAGAGGTATAGGCGTACTGCTGACAGACCACAATCCAAAGGCTACTCTGGCTATAACAAACAGGGCTTATATAATTTTTGACGGCTGTATAAAAGTACAGGGTACCAGTCAGGAAGTTGCTGAAGATGAAATTGCCAAAAAATTCTATTTAGGAGAGGACTTTGAACTTTAAATATATAACTATTCTTGATAGATACATATTTAAACAAGTTTTAACTGCTACTTTAGTCGGGATAGTTGTATTTATCGTAGTTTGGATATCTCCGGAAATCTTATTCAAAATTATTAGAAATACTATTTATGGCGAAATCACTTTTCAAACAGCAATAAAACTTTTTTTATTCGAAATTCCCGAGATTTTAGGCAAAGCCATACCGGTAGGATTAATGATAGGAAGCCTGTTTGTTTTTGACAGACTTAGCAAAGATTCTGAGCTTACTATAATAAGAGGGGTAGGAGTCAGCCTTCAGAGATTATTTGTTCCGATAGTAATTTTAAGCATTATCGGAAGCGGTATTTGTTATTTTGTATATAAAGATTTAATTCCTTACAGTACTTTTGAAATTAAAAAGCTTAAAAATGAAGTATTTCAAAGCCACTTTGTTTATATGGATAAAGCCCCTTCAGGGAAGCCCAAAAATGTTCTTATTGTAGGAGGTTATGACGGAAATAACATTTCTTTGATAAAATATTTAATGTTTTCAGACAGGGTAAGCTCGGATGCCCCTCTTATTAAGTCTATAATTACTTCAAACAGCGCAGAAATCAAAAACGGATATTGGGTTTTAAACAAGGGAATAGAATATAAAATAGCTTCTAACGGTGTTTATGAAAAAATAATTCCTTTCAATAAAATGCGTATTTTTGATGAAAAATCTTCAGAGCAGGCAAAAAAACTTCTGGTGTTTTCTACAAAAAGATCAAAAGAAATGACTAATACCGAGCTGAAGAGTTATATGCAAGTTTTAAAAGCTGTTGAAATGAATGATGAGTACAGACTTGCGCTGAGCAAATATTATCAGCGATTTGCCCAGTCGATTGGATGTGTGCTTTTTGCTATATGTGGTGTTTTATTAGGCTTTAGCCGTCCGAGAGAAAAAAGATTTGTCGGATTTTCTTTAGGTGTTTCTTTGATATTTGTCTATTATATAATTTTGCCGTTTCTTGATATGCTTGCACAAACAGGTATTTTAACCCCGTTTTTAGTTGCATGGGTTCCAAATTTGATTATAATAGCGACAATTTACAGTCTAATTAAATATAAAGAACTTTAAAAAAATAAATTAATCGATTTTCAAGCTTTCAGCTTCCTGCTCCCATTCTTCCTGATTAATTTTGCAGGCATGGCTCCAGAATTTTTCTATTGCGTAGTATTGTCTTTCTTCTTTATGCATAATATGGACAATAATATCGCCATAATCCAACAAATGCCATCTGTTTTTTGAGTCTGTTTCAGTTCCTTTAGGTTTTAGTCCATAAACTTTTTCAACGGTATCTTCTACATATCCGGAAAGAGCTTTTACCTGAGTAGTTGTTTCAGCGCTGCAAATTACAAAATAATCCGCAATCGATGAAACATTTTTTATGTTCAATATAGTTATATCTTTAGCAAGTTTGTTATCAAGAACTTTTGCCACAGCACATGCTATTTGATAAATGTTTTCTTTTGTCAATTAAAATTCTCCTTTATTGAAATTTTTACAAAATTCAAGATAATGCCTTCTATTTAAAGTATAGAGGCTAAATACGACTTTGCATACTCTTCAAATTTTAAATATTATACCCATATGTTCACTATTTATTATACCTGAAAAACTCAAAACTAGTAGCTTAACTATAGCAGCGGCATAGGTTAGCTGAGTTATTTTAAATTCTTTCTGCTTTACATAAAATGAAAAAGAATAAAGGGATAGGAGAAAATAATGTCAACACAGCTAGGATTTCAAGCACCATCTGTAGAATTAAAAAAATTAAATAATATATGGTTGTTAGTATCAGGATTTACATGTAATTTAAAATGTCGTCATTGTTATTTAAATTGCGGTCAGAGTAATAAAACAAAAGGATTTCTTAATCTGGATAAAATAAAAACAGCACTTGAAGGTGTAAAAAATACTCAGATTGAAGAAATTTATTTATATGGCGGAGAACCTTTTCTTAATAGGGATATCAATAATATAATAAGATATTGTCTAAAAATTACAAATGTAATAATTGTAACAAACGGGACTTTAATTAATGATAAAAAAGCAAAATTTCTCAGGCAAATTGAACAGGATCACGATTATGAGCTTATTTTCAGAATAAGTTTAGACCATTATACTGAAAGCAAAAATGATGAAATAAGAGGAAAAGGCTCTTTTAGAAAAATCATGACCGGCATAGAAAACCTTGTAAATTATGGTTTCAATCCCATAGTTTCTGCTGTTAATATTTGGGATGAAGATGAACAGAGCTTAAAAGAAGGATTTTTAAATTTATTATCAAAGCTTGATTTTCAACCGACAGATATAAATATAAAAATAATTCCGGTAATTAAAACCGGCGAATATGAAAAAAATTATTCTTCTTACAAAGAAGATGACATCGTTACGCAAGAAGGTATTAAAAATTGCAATAAAGATTTGTTTGATTGTGCAAACTCAAGGGTAATTACAGACAGCGGTGTGTATGCATGCCCCGCTCTTTTAAATGATCCTCGCGGAAAAGTCGGAAACACGCTCTCTGAATCTTCTCAAAAATTCTATCTTGAACCAAACGTTTGTTATACCTGTCAGACCAGCAACAAAAATATTTTTACAAACAACTGGAGTTAAGTTTTATCTGAGGAATTTGGTGAATTATTTAATTTTATATAAAGATCTAATGTTAAATCAGTTTTGATAAGGTCATAATTGGTATTATTTAGTAAGGTAGAATTAACGTTTTTTATAACAACTAAATAATTCATAAGATAAATCTCGTTTAAGGCGCTTTGTATGGAATCAAAAGGTCCTTCTAATGATAAATTTAAACTCAATATGCTGTAGTCACTTGAATTTGTGCCTGCATCATCTTTTAAACTCTGAGTTGTAAAATCTACTTGATTTATTCTATTATTTCCAGTGTCTTTAATTATTTTAATAATTTGCTGAACTAGGTCTACAGATGCTGATTCTGTATCCATTCCAGAATAAGGCGCTTTGTAAATGTTTACGGGTAAATTTTGGTTATTTTTTTGAGAATTAGGAGTTAACATGTATTTTTCTCGATCTACATAGTTTTTTAACTCATCTTTCTTTTGACCAACTTTTACAATGTTATCGCCAAGTTGTGTTATAGCAGGTTGAACACCTTGTTTTATACCAAAAAAGATTACTAAAACAAGTACCAATGCAAATAATCCTGCATCTTTGTCATAATTGTTTTTGACAAAGCTTATTAATTTATTAAAATAATTTTTTTTAAAGTCGTCAAGATTCATTTTTATACTCTTTATTTTAACTATTTAGTTGAATTACCTAAGTTTAAGTTTTTTGAGAAATCAGTTAAGCCTGATATAATTCCTTTTTCTTGAGTCTGAGGTTGATTAGTATCCAGCGGTTGGGTTATTTTTGGATTTCCAAAGTCAAATTCATAATATTTTGGTCCGGAAAGAACAGCAAGTGAATTGATTGAAGCACCTGAAGCCGGTGGAGGTGGAAGCATCGGAGTTCCATTCGGTTGTGTCGGTAATGTTGGAAGGTCAGACTGAAGGTTATTCTGTGGTTG
This region of bacterium genomic DNA includes:
- the lptC gene encoding LPS export ABC transporter periplasmic protein LptC, which gives rise to MSKKTLISIIILCVLTILSVWVFFSDSGENVKLNTEKSSSVKKTEEEKVKVSDLIITETNEGKKFWEVVAASGNYDKGVDIITLKNIKGNFYKNNTVVLSVEAPLAIYNSAKKEVVLKNGARAANNKNVLITAGEICWAGKTDTITATRNVKIIQDDKMLTTSDKSVFNSSFTKMKLSGNSNSYVYK
- a CDS encoding LptA/OstA family protein, with the protein product MKKQIIIKTLIITGIISLLTVPVLSYAENINIQADKQTFDGKTTNFEGKVSVDYQNINVKSPKVVVKSDANGKTETATFLNGAHAVKTDGSTQSEIKANIINLSLLKNRIKAEGNAESAVFENKKPIVHISAATQEFDIAKNIIVATDNVKIDYQEIKTKSNKARISIDADGNLKKVELIGKAIVNQDKSVINADDVLYNAVTNEMVAYGNVNSTTILDDGTPVDIVSEFQQYDKGTQTLITSGHVKINYKGYVAVGPKAIFIPDANSAKTGNSGKPNKIVFIGRSKIIEGERHVEADKIEITVNPKNFTAEGNVKTRFTQVQSIKDMKKQKS
- the lptB gene encoding LPS export ABC transporter ATP-binding protein, which translates into the protein MPIIAQGLKKIYNDRTVVNEVSFEVNPGEVVGLLGPNGAGKTTTFYMLVGLVKPNTGKIILDGQDLTNLPIHMRARAGIGYLPQETSIFRKLTIEENIDLVLEMNKKLTKADRKEKMEYLLEDFGLTKLRKSPSVQLSGGERRRVEIARALAADPKFILLDEPFTGIDPIAILDIQQNIKALVERGIGVLLTDHNPKATLAITNRAYIIFDGCIKVQGTSQEVAEDEIAKKFYLGEDFEL
- a CDS encoding LptF/LptG family permease translates to MNFKYITILDRYIFKQVLTATLVGIVVFIVVWISPEILFKIIRNTIYGEITFQTAIKLFLFEIPEILGKAIPVGLMIGSLFVFDRLSKDSELTIIRGVGVSLQRLFVPIVILSIIGSGICYFVYKDLIPYSTFEIKKLKNEVFQSHFVYMDKAPSGKPKNVLIVGGYDGNNISLIKYLMFSDRVSSDAPLIKSIITSNSAEIKNGYWVLNKGIEYKIASNGVYEKIIPFNKMRIFDEKSSEQAKKLLVFSTKRSKEMTNTELKSYMQVLKAVEMNDEYRLALSKYYQRFAQSIGCVLFAICGVLLGFSRPREKRFVGFSLGVSLIFVYYIILPFLDMLAQTGILTPFLVAWVPNLIIIATIYSLIKYKEL
- the rsfS gene encoding ribosome silencing factor; its protein translation is MTKENIYQIACAVAKVLDNKLAKDITILNIKNVSSIADYFVICSAETTTQVKALSGYVEDTVEKVYGLKPKGTETDSKNRWHLLDYGDIIVHIMHKEERQYYAIEKFWSHACKINQEEWEQEAESLKID
- a CDS encoding radical SAM protein, whose translation is MSTQLGFQAPSVELKKLNNIWLLVSGFTCNLKCRHCYLNCGQSNKTKGFLNLDKIKTALEGVKNTQIEEIYLYGGEPFLNRDINNIIRYCLKITNVIIVTNGTLINDKKAKFLRQIEQDHDYELIFRISLDHYTESKNDEIRGKGSFRKIMTGIENLVNYGFNPIVSAVNIWDEDEQSLKEGFLNLLSKLDFQPTDINIKIIPVIKTGEYEKNYSSYKEDDIVTQEGIKNCNKDLFDCANSRVITDSGVYACPALLNDPRGKVGNTLSESSQKFYLEPNVCYTCQTSNKNIFTNNWS